In Agrobacterium sp. RAC06, a single window of DNA contains:
- the recO gene encoding DNA repair protein RecO, whose amino-acid sequence MQWTDEAILLGVRRHGETSVIAEVMTASRGRHLGMVRSGRSRTMQPVLQPGNRLEVTWRARLDEHLGEFRIEPLMLRAGRLMESATAVYGVQALGALLRLLPERDPHPHLFQALDVILDHLEEPATAGELFVRFELGLLNDLGFGLDLTECAATGTHHDLAYVSPKSGRAVSREAGAPWADKMLALPDFLTPGTNRAADPDSLAAAFRLTSYFLDRHVYGPRGLEPGAAREGFCQAALKTLRSLEAPGELAAPRNTA is encoded by the coding sequence ATGCAATGGACAGACGAGGCAATCCTTCTCGGGGTGCGGCGGCATGGCGAAACAAGCGTCATCGCCGAGGTGATGACGGCCAGCCGCGGCCGGCATCTGGGCATGGTGCGCTCTGGTCGCTCACGCACGATGCAGCCGGTGCTGCAGCCCGGCAATCGTCTGGAAGTCACCTGGCGTGCCCGCCTGGACGAACATCTGGGCGAGTTTCGCATAGAACCTCTGATGCTGCGTGCGGGCCGGTTGATGGAAAGCGCGACCGCCGTCTACGGTGTGCAGGCGCTCGGGGCCCTGCTGCGGCTTTTGCCGGAGCGAGATCCCCATCCGCATCTCTTTCAGGCGCTGGATGTCATTCTCGATCATCTGGAGGAACCTGCGACGGCCGGCGAACTCTTCGTCCGCTTCGAGCTTGGGCTGCTGAATGATCTCGGCTTCGGGCTGGATCTGACCGAATGTGCCGCGACGGGCACGCATCATGATCTGGCTTATGTCTCGCCGAAGTCGGGCAGGGCGGTCAGCCGCGAGGCGGGCGCGCCCTGGGCGGACAAGATGCTGGCGCTGCCGGATTTCCTCACGCCCGGCACGAACCGGGCGGCTGATCCGGACAGCCTCGCTGCCGCCTTTCGGCTGACATCCTATTTTTTGGATCGGCATGTCTACGGGCCGCGGGGCCTGGAGCCCGGCGCGGCACGCGAGGGGTTCTGTCAGGCGGCGTTGAAAACCTTGCGTTCGCTGGAAGCGCCCGGCGAATTGGCCGCGCCCAGGAACACGGCCTGA
- a CDS encoding TetR/AcrR family transcriptional regulator produces the protein MASQKSSSASTPQATPAPTAKEPKRKRGIARVAKLLDAGAAVFAEQGYRAATMTEIAARAEAPIGSLYQFFPNKDVLADALVARYAEHVEAALDRIRAQVGDLDGSQLADRLLDVLVAHAAERSLALSLLDARWEQPGVRPGVLRESLRKRITEILTLWRPHLPEEQAEIMSVVLFQAMKSLVQLHEEKRYPGKPEAIAHWRGWVQRYLADV, from the coding sequence ATGGCCTCGCAAAAGTCAAGTTCGGCCTCGACGCCGCAGGCGACGCCCGCGCCGACCGCCAAGGAGCCCAAACGCAAGCGCGGCATTGCCCGGGTCGCAAAGCTTCTTGATGCCGGTGCCGCCGTCTTCGCCGAGCAGGGCTACAGGGCCGCGACCATGACGGAGATCGCTGCTCGAGCCGAGGCACCGATCGGCTCACTCTACCAGTTCTTTCCCAACAAGGATGTGCTCGCCGACGCGCTCGTTGCCCGCTATGCCGAGCATGTCGAGGCAGCGCTGGACCGAATCAGGGCGCAGGTCGGAGACCTCGACGGAAGCCAGCTTGCCGACCGCCTGCTCGATGTGCTCGTCGCCCATGCTGCCGAGCGCAGCCTGGCGCTCAGCCTGCTCGATGCCCGATGGGAGCAGCCGGGTGTGCGCCCGGGCGTGCTTCGCGAAAGCCTGCGCAAGCGGATCACCGAGATCCTTACGCTCTGGCGCCCGCACCTGCCCGAGGAACAGGCCGAGATCATGTCGGTTGTGCTCTTCCAGGCGATGAAGTCACTTGTGCAACTGCATGAAGAAAAACGCTATCCGGGAAAGCCCGAAGCGATCGCCCATTGGCGCGGCTGGGTGCAACGCTATCTCGCGGACGTCTGA
- a CDS encoding AbrB family transcriptional regulator, translating into MSLDKEHGTPTQPGLLTPLPVALRWLILFALSVAISGGLFLARIPGALLLGPMVSAILVATNGARLSVHRYPYIFAHSLIGCIIARSIDLGTLSMVADDWPVFLSIVLAIIAASSLLGYFMAKAEILPGTTAIWGTSAGAASAMVLMAEAHGGDARLVAFMQYLRVAFVATGASLMAAFVFNVEGGAAQAVVWFPETDWLDLSLTLVAALAAAMVGARFRIPAGTMLLPLVATTVLHVMGYITLQLPEWLLALGYGVIGWRIGLSFTRRILRHAASALPQIVGSILVLMAFSGGLAFLLWSLHGIDPLTAYLATSPGGLDSIAIIAATTPVDMSFIMALQTMRLIVIILIGPTISDFVARRVAKG; encoded by the coding sequence ATGTCCTTGGACAAAGAGCATGGGACGCCTACCCAACCCGGCCTGCTGACACCGCTTCCGGTCGCCCTTCGCTGGCTCATTCTCTTCGCCCTGTCCGTTGCGATCTCCGGCGGGCTTTTCCTCGCGCGTATCCCGGGCGCGCTGCTGCTCGGGCCCATGGTCTCGGCCATTCTCGTGGCCACAAACGGCGCACGGCTTTCCGTTCACCGCTACCCCTACATCTTCGCCCATTCGCTGATCGGTTGCATCATCGCCCGCTCGATCGATCTGGGAACGCTGTCGATGGTCGCAGACGACTGGCCGGTCTTTCTGTCCATCGTGCTTGCGATCATCGCGGCGAGCAGCCTGCTCGGCTATTTCATGGCAAAAGCCGAGATCCTTCCGGGCACAACCGCAATCTGGGGGACATCTGCGGGAGCCGCCTCGGCCATGGTGCTGATGGCAGAAGCCCATGGCGGGGATGCGAGGCTGGTCGCCTTCATGCAGTATCTGCGCGTCGCCTTTGTCGCGACCGGCGCCTCGTTGATGGCGGCCTTCGTCTTCAACGTCGAAGGCGGTGCTGCGCAGGCCGTCGTCTGGTTTCCGGAAACCGACTGGCTCGATCTGTCCTTAACGCTGGTTGCTGCCCTTGCGGCGGCGATGGTCGGCGCACGGTTTAGGATACCGGCGGGCACCATGCTCCTGCCGCTGGTTGCAACGACGGTTCTGCATGTCATGGGCTATATCACCCTGCAACTGCCCGAATGGCTGCTGGCGCTGGGTTACGGCGTGATCGGCTGGCGGATCGGCCTGTCCTTCACGCGTCGGATCCTGAGGCATGCGGCAAGCGCCCTGCCCCAGATCGTCGGCTCGATCCTGGTGCTGATGGCGTTCAGCGGCGGGCTTGCCTTCCTGCTCTGGTCGCTGCATGGCATCGACCCGCTGACTGCCTATCTCGCGACGAGTCCAGGCGGGCTCGATTCGATCGCGATTATTGCCGCGACCACGCCGGTCGACATGTCCTTCATCATGGCGCTGCAGACCATGCGGCTGATCGTCATCATCCTGATCGGACCGACGATTTCGGACTTCGTGGCAAGGCGCGTGGCGAAGGGCTGA
- the era gene encoding GTPase Era, whose amino-acid sequence MDDMTDTETHDGGEATVNTPTRSGFVALIGPTNAGKSTLVNRFVGAKVSIVSHKVQTTRAVMRGIAIHKNAQIVFMDTPGIFKPRRKLDRAMVTSAWGGAKDADIILLLIDSERGLRGDAEAILEALKDVPQPKILVLNKIDRVRHEDLFTLAEKANEAVKFDRTFMISATTGSGCDDIMDYLAETFPEGPWYYPEDQISDLPMRQLAAEITREKLFLRLHQELPYSSHVETETWEERKDGSVRIEQVIYVERDSQKKIVLGKNGDAIKAISTASRKEMSEILEQPVHLFLFVKVRENWGNDPERFREMGLEFPRD is encoded by the coding sequence CCCGACCAATGCCGGCAAGTCGACGCTGGTCAATCGCTTCGTCGGCGCCAAGGTGTCGATCGTCAGCCACAAGGTGCAGACGACCCGTGCCGTCATGCGCGGCATCGCGATCCACAAGAACGCCCAGATCGTCTTCATGGACACGCCCGGCATCTTCAAGCCGCGCCGCAAGCTCGACCGCGCCATGGTGACCTCTGCCTGGGGCGGTGCCAAGGATGCCGATATCATCCTGCTCCTGATCGACAGCGAACGCGGTTTGCGCGGCGATGCCGAGGCGATCCTGGAAGCTCTGAAGGACGTGCCGCAGCCGAAGATCCTGGTCCTGAACAAGATCGACCGGGTGCGCCACGAAGATCTGTTCACGCTGGCCGAGAAGGCCAACGAAGCGGTCAAGTTCGACCGCACCTTCATGATCTCGGCCACGACCGGGTCGGGCTGCGACGACATCATGGACTATCTGGCAGAGACCTTCCCGGAAGGTCCCTGGTATTATCCGGAAGACCAGATTTCCGATCTGCCGATGCGCCAGCTCGCAGCCGAAATCACCCGCGAGAAGCTGTTCCTGCGCCTGCACCAGGAGCTTCCCTATTCCTCGCATGTCGAGACGGAGACCTGGGAAGAGCGCAAGGATGGCTCTGTTCGTATCGAACAGGTTATCTATGTCGAGCGCGACAGCCAGAAGAAGATCGTGCTGGGCAAGAACGGCGACGCGATCAAGGCGATTTCCACGGCTTCCCGCAAGGAGATGTCCGAGATCCTCGAACAGCCGGTCCACCTCTTCCTCTTTGTGAAGGTGCGCGAGAACTGGGGCAACGATCCCGAACGCTTCCGCGAAATGGGCCTCGAATTCCCCCGCGACTAA